The genomic DNA TAATCTGCAATAGCTTTATCACATTCTGCTATTGCTTCCTGATATATAAGGTATAGCCTATGCTCCTGCCTTAGAGAAAATAGATGCTCTGCTCTATAGTCTCCTGTCAGGGCTTTTGCAATCGTAGCCTCATCGCTTTTAATTCTACAGTCTTTTAATGAAGCCAATTTAGCAGCGTTGCGCTCGCCTGACAGTATCGATTCGATAATCCGAATACCTGTCACACCCGTAATATCTCTTATTACTTTGTGTAATTGAAGATTCATTTGAGACAGTGCTTTTTGCATACGATTAATATGAATAGCTGCTGTTTTGACCAGACTTTCTCTTTGTCTAATGTAGCTACGTAAGACACAGATCTCATCATCTGGCCTAAAAGAGCCTTGGAGTAGACCATAGCTATGTAATTGTTGTAACCACTGACAATCTTGTACATCTGACTTCCTACCAGGAACATTTTTTACATGTTTTGCATTCACTAATAGAACACTAAAACCATAAGAATCTAATATTTGGAATAACGGAATCCAGTAAACTCCGGTTGATTCCATAGCTACTGTGGTCACTTCACAGGCTTGCAACCATTTTGCTAAATTATGGAGATCTTCTGTAAAGCACTTAAATTTTTGAACTCTTTGTTCACACCTGCCTTCAGGTACACATACATAATGTATTTCCGAACCTATATCAATACCTGCTGCGTTAGGATGAATAATGTGCAATGATTCTCTTTTTTTTCCTTTTTGCATGACAGTATGCTATTTATATAATTTTATTATAACAAACAGAAGTGCTTCAGCTTGGAACAGCTAAATAAATACATTCTTCTAATCGGGGTTATAGTACCACCATTGGTTCAACCGCTCCTATCCAAAACCATGCTGAAAAACGGGCACTTTAAGCACCAGGGAAACAATCGATCATAACTGCAAAAGCACTCCTGAATGAAAAATATAGTACAAAACTTTTAGAAATATCATAACGCCATAAATAAGTTTCTTGCTTAGGTATAACCCACAGCCGTGGGTGGGGGCTGAAAAAGATATCAATGCAGCTATTTACTATCGGGCCAGACTTTTTATCGAAGGAGATAAGGGGCCAGACACAGGCGTGTAATGAAGTTCCTTAAAAAACTAGAAAAAATGCGTTTTCAACCACAGTGCTGAGTAAAAAAATAAGACAAATTCCTTAAGTTGACACCATTGAGCGTTCATACAGTGATGAGCATTTCCCCATTATACATTTCACTACAAGATGTTTTCAATCAGAAACATATATTTATGCTTAATCTATAGCATGGTACTTAACGTATCTCACGCTAAAGTTAAGCCTATTGGTTTTGAGGAAGCGATAGCTATTGCCTTACAAAAGAATTTTGACATTCTGATTGCGCAAGGCATTAGAAAAGGGTCGTTGTTATCTACTAGACTTGCTCATCTCCATATATGGCTCCCTAAAGCTACCTTTATGGCTGCTCAGGAACATAAATGGCAGAAAGGCACTAAAAGCTTTGATTTTCGTTCAGATCCATTTTTTACATTAACATGGGAGCTCAAATCAATTTTTGACAAAATTTTCCAGACTAAAATCAATAATCAGCATCATGCTGTCAACACCCTAATCGCTAGAAAGTCGATATCAGATGCATTACAAAAAGTAGTTACTTGCTATTATGAACTTGCATTGGCCCAAAAGAAATGGGAGTTGTCTAGCACTTTTATCCGGATTGCGGCATCTAGGTTAAAGATAGAAGAGCAGAAATTTAAGCTGGGCTTTGTACCTAAGATAAATTTCTTAAATGCTGATTTGGCTCTAAAAGAGGCTCATTTAGCTTTATTGGAGGAAGAAGAAACCCTTAAAGAGAAACGCCGCAATCTAAATTTAATGCTGGGCAGGCCACTCAATGAAGCGATTCTAGTACAATCACATATTCCTATTGCCCCTATATGGGATATGCATGCGGTTACGAAAGACAAAGTAGTTGATCTAGAAACAGCCATACAAGAAAAAAAAGTAGCCATAGCGGCATTGGAACTTAAGCAAGCGAAGGCTTATCCACTTTCCTGTTTAAGCCTATCCAGTGGATTTTGCTCCAATGGCTATAGCTATAATCTACAAGATAAGAGATGGAGTAATAACCCATCTAGTAAGTTGGTCAAGATTTGGATCACTATTGATGTAGGAACTTTGCTACTGATGCCTACAGAGATTACAAAAGCAAGGATCGCCTTACACAATGAAACATTCAAACTACGTAAAGAAAAGCTAGCTGCCGAGGGCAACTTAGAGGATAAGCAGTGGGTCTACCATCATGCCTTAGGGCTGCATAGAATAGCAGCAGAACGCTTGAAGGTAAGTAAACAAAAATTAGCTTTTGTTCAAAAAGCCTATCAACTGAATCAAGTAAAACTACTTGAGTTACAGGAAGCAGAAGAAGTACTTCAAAAATCAGAAATTGATACAATAACTTATGCTTTTAAGGTCAAACAAGCAGAGTGTGCCCTTTATCGCCTGGTGGGTAGGTTTGATAAATAGTTATGCTTTACCAGTGGTTTGTATAGCCCATAGCTTAGCGTAGAGCCCTTTTTGTTCCAATAAGGTGTCATGGGTCCCTTGTTCAACCATTCTACCTTGATCCAATACGAAAATAGCGTCAGCATGTTTAATAGTACCCAGTCGATGGGCAATCGTGATAACCGTTCTATTGCGAGCAATATGAGGCATATTAGCCATAATGGCGGCTTCAGATGCATA from Cardinium endosymbiont of Philonthus spinipes includes the following:
- a CDS encoding IS110 family transposase, yielding MQKGKKRESLHIIHPNAAGIDIGSEIHYVCVPEGRCEQRVQKFKCFTEDLHNLAKWLQACEVTTVAMESTGVYWIPLFQILDSYGFSVLLVNAKHVKNVPGRKSDVQDCQWLQQLHSYGLLQGSFRPDDEICVLRSYIRQRESLVKTAAIHINRMQKALSQMNLQLHKVIRDITGVTGIRIIESILSGERNAAKLASLKDCRIKSDEATIAKALTGDYRAEHLFSLRQEHRLYLIYQEAIAECDKAIADYYKQFETKSDSGPPCIKSKATSTKNKPQFGLHEELYRVTGVDFTTIPGLSTLTVQTIVSEVGMNPHKWPTDKHFSSWLGLSPSNRITGEKVISTRTRKVINRAANAFRMAAQAALNSKSALGAYGRRMKTRLGAPKAITATARKIASTFYNMLKFGKGYVDKGIEHYEKKYKERTLKYLITKAKELGYVMVSQTETCT
- a CDS encoding TolC family protein, with the protein product MVLNVSHAKVKPIGFEEAIAIALQKNFDILIAQGIRKGSLLSTRLAHLHIWLPKATFMAAQEHKWQKGTKSFDFRSDPFFTLTWELKSIFDKIFQTKINNQHHAVNTLIARKSISDALQKVVTCYYELALAQKKWELSSTFIRIAASRLKIEEQKFKLGFVPKINFLNADLALKEAHLALLEEEETLKEKRRNLNLMLGRPLNEAILVQSHIPIAPIWDMHAVTKDKVVDLETAIQEKKVAIAALELKQAKAYPLSCLSLSSGFCSNGYSYNLQDKRWSNNPSSKLVKIWITIDVGTLLLMPTEITKARIALHNETFKLRKEKLAAEGNLEDKQWVYHHALGLHRIAAERLKVSKQKLAFVQKAYQLNQVKLLELQEAEEVLQKSEIDTITYAFKVKQAECALYRLVGRFDK